The proteins below are encoded in one region of Deltaproteobacteria bacterium:
- a CDS encoding NUDIX hydrolase, translated as MSRAYPARPILAVGGLLFKGGSLLLVKRAKDPGRGRWSIPGGAVKVGETLVQGLIREMSEEIGLPVDVGPLIEIVERIFHDKEGKVQYHYVILDYLISSQNGQPRPGSDVSEVRFVPPAEWPDYIQDPASLRTLDKARAMAQIAARL; from the coding sequence ATGAGTCGCGCTTATCCGGCCCGTCCGATCCTGGCTGTGGGCGGCCTGCTCTTTAAAGGCGGATCATTGCTTCTGGTTAAACGGGCCAAGGACCCTGGTCGGGGAAGATGGTCTATCCCCGGCGGAGCGGTCAAAGTCGGCGAAACCCTGGTTCAGGGGCTTATCCGGGAGATGTCCGAGGAAATCGGCCTGCCAGTGGACGTAGGGCCTCTGATTGAAATTGTGGAGCGAATCTTCCATGATAAGGAAGGAAAGGTTCAATATCATTATGTTATCCTGGATTATCTCATCTCTTCCCAAAACGGCCAACCCCGGCCGGGATCGGATGTATCTGAAGTACGCTTTGTCCCGCCAGCTGAATGGCCGGACTATATACAGGATCCTGCGAGTCTGAGAACCCTTGACAAGGCCCGGGCCATGGCACAAATCGCAGCCAGGTTATAA
- a CDS encoding transcriptional repressor, which produces MQEEFQIFRELLRKRGMRNTPEREAIITAILDSPDHFDVEELYMKLKEKTSVSKASIYRTIPLLIEAGLIAEIFHEDRHMHYERIYGRDHHCHLRCRNCRRIIEFYDERVIEIEKEIGEKFNFKTQGHRLEVFGLCSDCAVKKVRKKY; this is translated from the coding sequence ATGCAGGAGGAATTTCAAATCTTCAGGGAGCTTCTCAGAAAGCGCGGTATGCGTAATACCCCTGAACGCGAAGCCATCATTACCGCAATCCTCGACAGCCCTGACCACTTTGACGTGGAAGAGCTTTATATGAAGCTCAAAGAAAAAACGAGCGTTTCCAAGGCCTCCATCTACCGAACCATTCCTCTCCTGATTGAAGCCGGCCTGATTGCTGAGATATTCCATGAAGATAGGCACATGCATTATGAGCGTATTTACGGACGCGATCACCACTGCCACCTTCGATGCAGAAACTGTCGCAGAATAATAGAATTTTACGATGAAAGAGTCATTGAAATCGAAAAAGAAATCGGAGAAAAGTTCAATTTCAAGACCCAGGGCCACAGGCTGGAGGTCTTCGGACTCTGTTCCGACTGTGCGGTAAAAAAGGTACGTAAAAAATATTGA
- a CDS encoding ferrous iron transport protein A, producing MPLTTLRYMKVGEKGTIVKIKAKGVMNRRLRDMGLVPGTEIEIAGRAPLYDPVNIKIRGNNLSLRNNEADYIHVEVKR from the coding sequence ATGCCTCTCACAACGCTGCGCTACATGAAAGTAGGAGAAAAAGGAACGATCGTCAAAATCAAGGCTAAGGGTGTCATGAATCGTCGCCTCAGGGACATGGGTCTGGTTCCAGGGACGGAGATCGAAATCGCGGGACGGGCCCCGCTATACGACCCGGTCAACATTAAAATTAGAGGCAATAACTTGAGCCTCCGAAACAATGAAGCGGATTATATCCATGTCGAAGTAAAACGCTAG
- a CDS encoding transcriptional repressor — translation MPGIHHQEKEQLRRILSQAGYTRTKDLLAILDAFLAMEKHQTAADLRQNLRRTGLNFDKEYVQEALDIFCKYGFAQIKQFNGQETCYEHQHLSHHHDHLICTRCGRHEEFINPEMEALQIQIAREKGFVPLKHRMEIYGLCSRCSRERGTSIPLIQAEPGEKMTIAGHTGGNEIDRRLNDMGLTRGAEIEVLNRDGGPVLISCRGSRLALGHGISAKIMVSPGKTSGTSSEKH, via the coding sequence ATGCCAGGCATACATCATCAAGAAAAAGAGCAGCTTAGGCGTATCTTGTCTCAGGCAGGTTATACGCGAACCAAAGACCTCCTTGCTATCCTGGACGCATTTCTGGCAATGGAAAAGCATCAAACCGCGGCTGACCTCAGACAAAACTTAAGAAGAACGGGTCTAAACTTCGATAAGGAATATGTACAAGAAGCCCTCGATATTTTTTGTAAATATGGATTTGCTCAAATCAAGCAATTCAATGGTCAGGAAACCTGTTACGAGCACCAGCACTTAAGCCATCATCACGACCATCTTATCTGCACCCGCTGCGGTCGGCATGAGGAGTTCATCAACCCAGAGATGGAGGCCCTGCAAATACAAATCGCCCGTGAAAAAGGCTTCGTTCCTTTGAAACACCGCATGGAAATCTACGGCCTCTGTTCCCGGTGCAGCCGCGAGCGAGGCACATCTATCCCCCTTATTCAGGCCGAACCTGGTGAAAAGATGACCATTGCCGGTCATACAGGTGGTAACGAAATAGACAGACGTCTTAATGATATGGGCCTGACACGGGGTGCAGAAATTGAAGTATTAAACCGTGACGGTGGACCGGTTCTGATTTCTTGTCGAGGCTCCAGGCTGGCCCTGGGCCATGGTATAAGCGCCAAGATCATGGTCTCTCCAGGCAAAACATCGGGTACTTCTTCCGAGAAGCACTAA